The nucleotide window TGATGTCTTAATCCTGCATCAACTAAGCGGTTATGAATTGCCCCAATAGCTAATGCGGCAGGAATAATTAATTCCTCTTTGGAGATATTTTCATCATTTAAGATAATCACATTAATGCCGGATGCTACTTCACTTATGCATTTATCAGCAAGAATAATCAGCGATTCTTTTAGCGATTCTGATTTACTGTATGATAGATTGATCTGTAGATTCCGTTGCCAATTATTTTTCGCACTAAGTATTTGATTAAACTGAAAACTATCTAAAACAGGAGATTCCAGTTTATAGCCAGCCAATTCTTTTTTAGTAACCAGATTTGGTTTTACTCCGATATGGGTATTTAGCGACATTACATATTTTTCACGCAGTGAGTCAATCGCTGGGTTGGTTACTTGGGCAAAGCTTTGGCGAAAATAATCAGTAAGCGGACGAATAGCACTACTTAATACAGCTATTGCGGCATCATCACCCATTGACATGGTTGGTTCTACACCATCAAGTGCCATAACTCGCATAACTTGTTCCATTTCTTCATAGCTGACGTGGAATAGTTTTTTATAGGTATCAATATTTTCCGCTAATGGTGCTAAATTATGGTTTAAATCATGTTTTATAGTTGCATAATGGTCATCTTTTATTAGATCAAGGTTAAATTGGCGATAAACTGCCTTGTCAAATAATACCATTTTACTTTCGGTATCGATGACTAACATCTCGCCAGCAGCAAGTCGGCTTTTAGTTATGAATTCTTCATTATCATAATCAATGATACCAGTTTCCGATGCGACAATTACTGTTCCATCTCGAGTAATTGAATAACGTAGCGGACGTAAGCCATTACGATCAAGTGTGCACATTACATGTGTACCATTAGTCATTACGACCCCAGCTGGACCATCCCATGCTTCAAAGCCAATGCCAACAGTTTGATACCATTTTTCAATATCACTTGCAAGACGGTTATTATCTTCCGAAAATGGTGGTATCAGGGTGCGTAGCGCCTGTTTATAATCGATGCCACTCATTATTAGCATTTCTAGCATATTATCTAGGCTAAATGAGTCAGACCCATATTCACTAACTAAGCTGCTTACATTAATAAATTTTTCCTGTAGCTCTGATGGTAATAAACCAAGCCTACGTGCTTTTGCCCAAGCTCGGTTAGCTGAAACAGTATTTATTTCGCCGTTATGTGCCAAATAACGAAAAGGTTGTGCTAGATGCCAGCTTGGCTGAGTATTGGTTGAAAAACGCTGATGAAAAACGCAGATACTAGTTTTAAATAATGGATCGGCCAGATCAGGGTAAAATTCTTTTAAGATACGCGGTAAACAGAGTGCTTTATAAATGATAGTCTTACTTGAGAGACTACAAACGAAAAAATCATGATGAGTAGCCATGCGTGCTTCAATATTTTTTCTTAATATATAAAGTAACTGTTCAAATTTAGTCGCATCGATATTTTCAGGAGCATTAATAAATATTTGTTCTATATGTGGCAGGCTATTTTTAGCAATCCGTCCAAGAACTGAAACGTTAATTGGTACTAATCTAAAAAAAATACTTTCAAAGCCGATACGCGCGCATTCCTCACGAATTATTCTTCTTTGTTCACCAATACTTATGTGTTCAAGGGAAAAGAAGATATTTCCCGCTGCAAATAATTCCTCTAGTTGAAAATCGCCATCTTCAGTCAATAAGGAATGGAAATATTCCGCTGGAATTTGTGTCAGAATACCGCAGCCATCACCAGTACGACCATCTGATTGAACAGCGCCGCGATGCGAAAGCTTGATTAATGCTGAGATACCTTTTAGTAAAATATCGTGATCTTTGATACCAAATTTATTGGCAACTACACCAACGCCGCAATTATCTTTTTCTTGAAAGTTGAAACCTGTCATTTAGCCCTGCCCAGAGATGAGAATGTGATTCATGGATTTTTAATGATTCTATCATAAATTTATTGTGCGGTGCGAAGAAGTATAACTAAATTTAGTTTCAATTGTCCAAAATGGATATAACAGTAGATGTGAATTTAAGTACAATATCATTAGCAATCATAAATATGGTTGCGACTTCCACTTATTCCCTCGCCAGACTTAATAGTCTGGCTTCCTTTTTACCTTATTCGATGATAGGTTTAACGGCTAGTTGGAATTGAACGCGAATCTTTAAATTTTGCAATAAAATACATAATGGTTACTATTCCAATCCAAACCGGCATCAAATATACTGCCATTTGCATTTCTGGCATGAAAAGCATTATCACTACTACTGATGCTAGCATGACAAGGGCAATAATGTTTGAGTACGGCGATAATGGTAGCTTATAGCTGATATTTTCCTTGGCAATTTTGCGCCGAAAGCCAAGATGACAAATCAGGATGGTTGTCCAGGTAATAATAATTGATGTTGTAGTGATCGCTATCAAATAATTAATTGCTTTTTCTGGTACTAGATAGTTAAGAAGTACCGTCAATGCCACGATTATTGAAGTGGTAATGACGGCATTTTTGGGTACATTTTGTTTATCTGTATTTGCTAGATACTTCGGTGCACTACCATGTCTTGCGAGATTAGCAATCATTCTTGCAGCAGCGTATAAGCAGCTATTAAAAGCTGATAATGCAGCCGTTATAACGACAATATTCATGATCTGGGCAGCAAAATGGAAACCAACTTTATCAAATACATCCACAAACGGGCTAATATCAGTGCTTAATTTATCCCACGGGTAAAGGCAAACTATTGCAAGTAGTGTACCGACGTAGAAAATCAAGATTCTGACAATTACACCATTTACGGCAGCAGGTACAGTTTTTGCTGGATTTTCGGCATCAGCCGCTGCAATTCCAAGAAACTGCACGCCACCAAATGAAAATACTACCATAACCATTGAAAATAGAAACCCTTCTAATCCCTTGGCAAAAAGATTATTACTAACAGAGAATTTTAGGTTGGCAATAGCTTCAACATGGGTACTATCATTGAAAAAAATCAAATATGCTGAAAATGCAATCATTAATATGATAGTTACAACTTTTATCCCGGCAAACCAGAATTCAAATTCACCAAAGAGCCCTGCCTGAAGCATATTAACAAAGAAGAAGATTCCGAGAATTACAGCGATTGTGAGCCAGTGTGGTACACCGGGTATCCAGTAATCAAGAAATGCCGCAACCACTGTTACTTCTAACATACAAACGATTGTGTATTCAAACCAAGCAAACCAACCAGATAGAAAACCAAGATAATTGCCAACGTATTGATAAGCATAATGGCTAAAAGCCCCAGAGTTTGGCGCATAAACAGTTAGTTCGCCAAGCGCGCGCATAATCACGTACATTACAAAGCCACCAATCAGGTAGGCTAAAACAATAGATGGACCTGTTAGCTGGATCGATTTGGCTGAACCATAAAATAATCCAGTGCCGATTGCGCCACCAATAGCTATCATCTGAATATGACGATTTTTTAATTTACCGATCATGTTTTTCCCCTTTATTTTACGATCAGCACAATAGAAAAATATTAAGCCAGAATTATTCTGGCTTAATATTAAAAAGATAAGGAAATTTAGACTTCTTATTTATGATATTTTGCGATTGATACTTCAACTTCTTTTTTAGCAGCAGCTGCATCATCTATTCCAGATAATTTAACCCATTTACCTTTTTCAAGTTTTTTGTAGTTTTCAAAGAAATGAACCACTTGTTGTACAGCTAATTGTGGAAACTGATCTAAGGTGTCAATATCAGCATATAGTGGGCATACTTTTTTAGTTGGTACAGCAAGAATTTTAGCATCAACACCACTTTCGTCTTCCATGCGTAGCACACCAAGTGCACGGCATTTAACCATGCTACCATGCGCAATCGGATATGGAGTAAATACGATAACGTCAGCTGGATCACCATCTTCAGATAAAGTATTTGGAATAAAACCATAATTTGCTGGATATGACATTGCAGTACTAACAAAACGATCAACGAATAAAACGCCAGCTTCCTTATTCATTTCATATTTTACTGGTGCTGAACCTGCAGGGATTTCAATAACCACATTAAACTCATCACCATTACCAGCATCAATATTTTGTAAATTCATCAGGGACTCCCATAAATGATATATTTAGTAAATTAAGATTTAAAGATGTATAATTATACACTGTCTATATTATATTTGATAGAAAATAATCAGAAAAAGGTGCTGCCATGATTGATAAAGCAATAGTTGAATTTGATAAAATTTTAAAGACATTATTTCATAAGCCGCTTTCGAATAGAGCACATCCGGATGAAACAATTAGCGATGGTGAATACACTGATGCTGAGCGTAAGCATATAGTTGGTTTGATGCGTGTTAACCATACAGGTGAGATTTGTGCTCAGGGTTTATATCAAGGTCAGGCATTGACTACACGAAATAAAGCTAATCAGGAAGCTTTTGAGCATGCTGCACTTGAAGAAACTGAGCATCTAGCATGGACAGAACATCGGATTCATGAATTAGGAGGTAAGACGAGTCTTCTGAATCCATTGTTTTACGCTGGTAGCCTAGCAATAGGGGTGACTGCTGGTATTCTTGGCGATAAATGGAATCTTGGATTTCTTGAAGAAACCGAAAAGCAGGTTGAGAGTCATTTGACTGAACATTTGGATAAATTGCCACAGCACGATAATAAAAGTAGGGCAATTTTGGAACAGATGCGTGAAGATGAAATCAAACATGCACATATGGCGCATGATAATGGTGCGGCTGAATTGCCCGAAGTGGTAAAAAAAATAATGAAGCTGTCATCAAAAGTAATGACTAAAACAACTTATCGTATCTAAATGAACAAACACAATATCTATCAGACGGGTACGATTAATTCATTGTTAGAAGCTGTTTATGCTGGTGATACTAGTATGGAGCAGATGCTTCAGCATGGTGATTTTGGGCTTGGTGCTTTAGATAATATTGATGGTGAATTGATAATTCATGAGGGAATATGTTATCGT belongs to Aquella oligotrophica and includes:
- a CDS encoding amino acid permease, with product MIGKLKNRHIQMIAIGGAIGTGLFYGSAKSIQLTGPSIVLAYLIGGFVMYVIMRALGELTVYAPNSGAFSHYAYQYVGNYLGFLSGWFAWFEYTIVCMLEVTVVAAFLDYWIPGVPHWLTIAVILGIFFFVNMLQAGLFGEFEFWFAGIKVVTIILMIAFSAYLIFFNDSTHVEAIANLKFSVSNNLFAKGLEGFLFSMVMVVFSFGGVQFLGIAAADAENPAKTVPAAVNGVIVRILIFYVGTLLAIVCLYPWDKLSTDISPFVDVFDKVGFHFAAQIMNIVVITAALSAFNSCLYAAARMIANLARHGSAPKYLANTDKQNVPKNAVITTSIIVALTVLLNYLVPEKAINYLIAITTTSIIITWTTILICHLGFRRKIAKENISYKLPLSPYSNIIALVMLASVVVIMLFMPEMQMAVYLMPVWIGIVTIMYFIAKFKDSRSIPTSR
- the ppa gene encoding inorganic diphosphatase; its protein translation is MNLQNIDAGNGDEFNVVIEIPAGSAPVKYEMNKEAGVLFVDRFVSTAMSYPANYGFIPNTLSEDGDPADVIVFTPYPIAHGSMVKCRALGVLRMEDESGVDAKILAVPTKKVCPLYADIDTLDQFPQLAVQQVVHFFENYKKLEKGKWVKLSGIDDAAAAKKEVEVSIAKYHK
- the coq7 gene encoding 2-polyprenyl-3-methyl-6-methoxy-1,4-benzoquinone monooxygenase, with the translated sequence MIDKAIVEFDKILKTLFHKPLSNRAHPDETISDGEYTDAERKHIVGLMRVNHTGEICAQGLYQGQALTTRNKANQEAFEHAALEETEHLAWTEHRIHELGGKTSLLNPLFYAGSLAIGVTAGILGDKWNLGFLEETEKQVESHLTEHLDKLPQHDNKSRAILEQMREDEIKHAHMAHDNGAAELPEVVKKIMKLSSKVMTKTTYRI